In Columba livia isolate bColLiv1 breed racing homer chromosome 25, bColLiv1.pat.W.v2, whole genome shotgun sequence, the following proteins share a genomic window:
- the TGFA gene encoding protransforming growth factor alpha isoform X1, which translates to MPGEAAAALAMGVLLAVCHALENTTAARSAPGPPVAAAVRSHFNDCPDSHSQFCFHGTCRFLVQEEKPACVCHSGYVGTRCEHADLLAVVAANQKKQTITALVVVSVVASALLVGICLLIHCCRRWKRCPWCRTPGGGDQEKPGGLLKSGASCCHSETGKGGPWGQRGGTPAPASPPV; encoded by the exons GTGTGCTACTTGCCGTGTGCCACGCGCTGGAGAACACCACGGCAGCCCGGAGCG CTCCAGGCCCGCCGGTGGCGGCGGCGGTGAGGTCCCACTTCAACGACTGTCCCGACTCCCACAGCCAGTTCTGCTTCCACGGCACCTGCCGGTTCCTGGTCCAGGAGGAGAAGCCGGCGTGTGT GTGCCACTCGGGGTACGTGGGGACGCGGTGTGAGCACGCCGACCTCCTGGCCGTGGTGGCCGCCAACCAGAAGAAGCAGACAATCACCGCCTTGGTGGTGGTGTCCGTGGTGGCCTCGGCGCTGCTCGTCGGCATCTGCCTCCTTATACA CTGCTGCCGGCGGTGGAAACGTTGCCCGTGGTGCCGGACGCCCGGCGGGGGGGACCAGGAGAAACCGGGGGGGCTCTTAAAAAGCGGCGCCTCCTGTTGTCATAGCGAGACGGGTAAggggggaccctggggacagcgCGGGGGGACCCCggcccccgccagccccccgGTCTGA
- the TGFA gene encoding protransforming growth factor alpha isoform X2 — protein sequence MPGEAAAALAMGVLLAVCHALENTTAARSAPGPPVAAAVRSHFNDCPDSHSQFCFHGTCRFLVQEEKPACVCHSGYVGTRCEHADLLAVVAANQKKQTITALVVVSVVASALLVGICLLIHCCRRWKRCPWCRTPGGGDQEKPGGLLKSGASCCHSETGV from the exons GTGTGCTACTTGCCGTGTGCCACGCGCTGGAGAACACCACGGCAGCCCGGAGCG CTCCAGGCCCGCCGGTGGCGGCGGCGGTGAGGTCCCACTTCAACGACTGTCCCGACTCCCACAGCCAGTTCTGCTTCCACGGCACCTGCCGGTTCCTGGTCCAGGAGGAGAAGCCGGCGTGTGT GTGCCACTCGGGGTACGTGGGGACGCGGTGTGAGCACGCCGACCTCCTGGCCGTGGTGGCCGCCAACCAGAAGAAGCAGACAATCACCGCCTTGGTGGTGGTGTCCGTGGTGGCCTCGGCGCTGCTCGTCGGCATCTGCCTCCTTATACA CTGCTGCCGGCGGTGGAAACGTTGCCCGTGGTGCCGGACGCCCGGCGGGGGGGACCAGGAGAAACCGGGGGGGCTCTTAAAAAGCGGCGCCTCCTGTTGTCATAGCGAGACGG GGGTCTGA